TCATGTCCTTTGTACGCTTGGTTTTCAACGCGAAGGTTGATATAGCCATTTTGAGCACGGATTTGACCTGCTGACATATTGCGTGAGTAGCTTCTTACCGCTGTTGCAACATCATTAAAGCTTAGTCCGTATTCACGTAGTTTATCTTTACTGACTTCAATAGATATTTCGTACCCCAATCCACTATAGAATTCAGAGATATTAACCAGCGGTTGTTGTTGGATTTCATCGTGAATTTTCTTACCTAACTCTTTCAGCTCTTTAAATGTCAGGTCGCCATACAAACTGATGTACATCACTTCTTGTTTGAATTGTTCACGTTCTACTTTAACGCGCTCCATGCCATCAGGAAAAGTTGAAATGCTGTCAATCTTCGATTTCACTTCATCCAAAACAACCAGTGGATCGTATCCTTCATCAACACGGAACCAACCGTTAGAAAAATTCCGATTGGAATAAGTAATAACACGGTCTAGCCCTTCAACAGACTCTAACGATTCCTCAATTTTAATGGTGATCCCTTCTTCGACTTCCTGTGGTGCTGTGCCAGGATACACCGCACTAAAACTGATCCAGTTACTTTCAAATGGAGGGAACATTTGTTTACTGATAGTACCTGCGGTTAACAAACCACCGATAATGATAAATATCATCAACAAGTTTGCTGCAACACTATTGCGCGCAAACCAGGCGATAAGACCTTTATGTGTGTCGTCTTTCTCGATAGCCGTCATTAGCCTACTCCTGAATACTTGCTATTTGGGTATCAACGACGCTTTGTTCTGGTGTTTGCTCTTCATCTTTTGGCAAAGCCAGCGCCATACCATTAATTGGGTAGTCTAACGCCGATGTAATCATTCGGTCACCGGTTGATAACCCATTGGAAATAATAGAATTCGCGCCATCTTGACGGATAATTTCAACCTCGGCGAAGTGCAGTTTTGACTCATCATTAAGCAGGGCAATGCGACCATCCGAAATTAGATAATTAGGAATGACGCTTGCCTGAGCCACTTCAATACCAAAAATAGCGGCGTTTACATACGAACCAAAGCGCAATTCTGTTTTTGATTCATTTAATCCGTAAGGGTCTTTTATTTCTGCGACAAGGTAACCCATACGACTCTTGTTATCGACAACCCCTTCATTTCGAGCAACATGTGCAGACCAAAATCTTTGAGTGCCCGAAAATGTACCAGAGAGTTGAACTTGAGCCTGTTGTCCTTGGTCAATCAAGAATTTCAATTGATTATCCGCTACAGGTAATCTTACTTCAGCTATCGCGGTGCCTAGTACTTTACCAATATCAGAGCCAACCGTGACAAATGAGCCCAAACCAACATGACGTGACTCGATCATTGCATCATAAGGTGCTCTGATTTCAGTACGTTCGAGGTTACGCTGTGCACGTAAGATAGTTGCTTTTGCCGATTTAACATGTGCAAGTTCTTGTGCAAGCTGAGGCTTACGTAAACTTAGCTCCGTTGGAGCACTGTGAGTAATGCGCTTCCATTCCGTTTCGGCAACTTTACTTTTCGCTCGTTCAGTTTCTAACGAAGCAAGTGAGGAAGCGTGATTGGCTTGAGCATCAAGTAAAGCCGCTTCATAGTCACTTGGGTCTATTCTTGCCAGCAGCTGACCTTTTTTGACGAATCCACCACGAACAAATGCCTCAGACAATTCAACGATCTCTCCACTGATTTGTGAAACAAGGCGAGTTTCATATTTCGGCATGACAATGCCGTGGGACTTAACCGTTAATTGCATTGACTCAACGGTAATCTGCTCTACAGCAACAATTGGCGTATTATCAACTTCTGCTTTCTCTTCAGGTGGTTTTTTCATTGCAGAAAAACCAACAAAAGCTAATACACCAGCAGCTAATATCACAATAGGGACGATGATCTGTTTTTTCCGTGCCACTTTACTATCCTCAATTTTTATTCTTTGTACGCTCAATGTTTCAATATGTTAAGAATATCGAATTAAGTACATACAAATTGAAATGGTTTGTAACTGTCTATTACAAAAACTGAGCCGAAATGGGAAAAACAATAAAAATTCTACAAAAAACTTTATAAAAAACCTTTAATACAACTACTTACAGTCATATAAATACGAATAAATAGAGACGACAAAGCACCTAATCTGATTGTTACTGGAATAGCGGTTTAGTGGTTTTAACCACATTTTAAACTTTTATGAAAATATTTCGGCGATAAAGCCAATAAAGTACACCCCACTGCAACAACAAAATCACGCAGATTTCCAACAGTGACGACCAACCTTGCGGTAATGCACTGATCCATCCACCAGCCAAGCTGTGTGCACTAAACTTCCAATTGACCAAGCTTGCACTCAAATAGATGACGATGGAATTCATGCCGATCACCGCAAAAAATTTCGCCCAAAACTGCCACGCTAGTACATCAATAAGTAAATAGAATACAGCCAACAACAACACACTGTAGCCACAAGTCACTAACACAAAAGAGCTTGTCCATAGGCTTTTATTTATTGGAAATACCATTCCCCACGCAAAACCAATTGCTAACAGACAACAGCCAACAATAAGCAAATGCATAAATAACGTATTGGCGCTCTGCTGCATTTGTTTCATGTAGCGACCGACAAAGACGCCTGCCATGGCATTGATTACTGATGGAATATTTGAGAGCAGTCCTTCAGGATCCATTGGCAGATTTCGATACGTAGCACCGGGTAGAAAGTGTTGATCAAACCATACATTGAGTGACAAGGTTGCACTGTAATTTCCGGCACCGTAGTCGCCAATAGTGACAAAGCTTAATAGCAACCAGTAACCAATTAATACACTAATACTGACGATCCATTGCTGCCTAATGGTTAAATGCCAAACCAGTAAGATAGCCACAAACCATGCTACTCCTATACGCCCAAGTACACTTGCAAATCGAACCTCATCTGGGTTTGGTGGTACACCAGTTCCCCAGCCATGGTTGTATATTACCCCCAACAGCAACAATAGAAAAAGGCGCTTAAATGCGTGTTTGTATTGCTGTGTTCTTTGGTGTGGTGAATACGACTTTATTGGCTTTGCCGCGATACCAATACTGACGCCAGATAAAAATATGAATAACGGAAAAATTAAGTCATAGGCGGTAATACCATGCCAAGCGCTGTGTTTCATTTGTTGGTCAAATAGCTCCAAGCATGACCATCCGGTGATTACAAACAACGCAGCAAAGAGGCCTTCTGCCCCCATGATCCAGAACATATCAAAACCACGTAGAGCATCAACAGACAACAATCGTTTAGGCTTTGTGGGGGTTTCTGGTGCAATTTCGGGCATGACTTGAGACATAAAGTGCTTCAACCTAGCGTTTAATAAACAAGCTTTCACTCGTTGGTTCGGACAGTAATGACAACGTTGTCATTTATGTTATTCGCTTCATCTGAAAATAGCAATCTTTACTCACTCAATTGTTTACGTATAGGGTAAGTTGTAAAGATTTGCTACATTTTATTGCTTGTGAAATCATTGCTGAGCATTAGTATTAAAGCAAAGGAGTTCAATATGCTTAAAAAAATTCAGCAGTTTTTGGCGTCGTTAAATGAAGCGTCAGAAAACGCACAACCAGCCCATAGCTTAGAGACATCCTGCGCGGTTCTTTTATGCGAAGTAATGAAGGCAGATGGGTTAATGGCCGATGAAGAGCAGCAACATATGGCAACAGTGCTAATGCGAGAATTCACACTAACCCCTATTGAAGTCGACGATGTTATCGAGCAAGCAATATACTTGAGTGAAAATGCTACTGATTTTTATCAATTCACTTCAACTCTCAATCAACATTACAGTACTGAGCAACGAGTAAAAATGATCGAATTACTGTGGCAACTTGCATACTCTGACGGCGAACTGTCTAGCATTGAAGAGCACATCATCCGAAAAATCGCCGATTTACTCCACCTACGCCAAAGTGAATTTATCCAGACTAAGTTAACCAGCGCGCCACCTGTTCAAGAATAAATATGTCATAAACTACCAATAGCTTGGCTTTATCAGGTAAAATAGTGCTTTATTTTTCCAACAAGAACCCCTTATGGCTGACATTGGCAGATTTAATACTTTAAACGTCATCGCACTGACGGCAAACGGTGCTTATTTAGACGGAGGCGAGCAAGGCGAAATTTTGCTCCCTAACCGCTATGTGCCTGAAAATTGTCAGCCGGATGATAAAATTGAAGCGTTCATATACGCCGACTCTCTCGACCGCCTTGTTGCCACTACTGATAAACCATTAGCGCAAGTAGGTGAATTTGTTTCATTAAAAGTAGTGCAGGCAAATAAACTTGGCGCCTTTTTAGATTGGGGCTTACCAAAAGATTTGTTAGTACCAAAAGCACTTCAACACAGCCCGATGGAAGTAGGAAAGCGTTATTTAGTACGTGTTTTCTTAGATCAAAGAACAGAACGTATTGCCGCCACCAGCAAACTAGATAAATACCTAGATATTTGGCCAGCAGATTGCAAAGAAGGTGATCAGGTTGATTTGGTCATTGGCGGCAAAACAGATTTAGGTTACAAAGCCATTGTTAATCACCTAAACTGGGGCTTAATCTATGACAATGAAATCCATCAGAAAATTTTTGTTGGTCAACAACTCAAAGGTTACATCAAAAAAGTGCGTGAAGACGGCCGCATCGACTTATCCTTAGCCCGCTCAGGTAAAGGTAAAGTGATTGATTTTACCGATAAATTCATCAGCTATTTAGCCAACAATGATGGCGTAAGCCACATTA
This window of the Thalassotalea atypica genome carries:
- a CDS encoding TerB family tellurite resistance protein, which gives rise to MLKKIQQFLASLNEASENAQPAHSLETSCAVLLCEVMKADGLMADEEQQHMATVLMREFTLTPIEVDDVIEQAIYLSENATDFYQFTSTLNQHYSTEQRVKMIELLWQLAYSDGELSSIEEHIIRKIADLLHLRQSEFIQTKLTSAPPVQE
- the nagX gene encoding transmembrane glucosamine N-acetyltransferase NagX, with protein sequence MSQVMPEIAPETPTKPKRLLSVDALRGFDMFWIMGAEGLFAALFVITGWSCLELFDQQMKHSAWHGITAYDLIFPLFIFLSGVSIGIAAKPIKSYSPHQRTQQYKHAFKRLFLLLLLGVIYNHGWGTGVPPNPDEVRFASVLGRIGVAWFVAILLVWHLTIRQQWIVSISVLIGYWLLLSFVTIGDYGAGNYSATLSLNVWFDQHFLPGATYRNLPMDPEGLLSNIPSVINAMAGVFVGRYMKQMQQSANTLFMHLLIVGCCLLAIGFAWGMVFPINKSLWTSSFVLVTCGYSVLLLAVFYLLIDVLAWQFWAKFFAVIGMNSIVIYLSASLVNWKFSAHSLAGGWISALPQGWSSLLEICVILLLQWGVLYWLYRRNIFIKV
- a CDS encoding efflux RND transporter periplasmic adaptor subunit, which translates into the protein MARKKQIIVPIVILAAGVLAFVGFSAMKKPPEEKAEVDNTPIVAVEQITVESMQLTVKSHGIVMPKYETRLVSQISGEIVELSEAFVRGGFVKKGQLLARIDPSDYEAALLDAQANHASSLASLETERAKSKVAETEWKRITHSAPTELSLRKPQLAQELAHVKSAKATILRAQRNLERTEIRAPYDAMIESRHVGLGSFVTVGSDIGKVLGTAIAEVRLPVADNQLKFLIDQGQQAQVQLSGTFSGTQRFWSAHVARNEGVVDNKSRMGYLVAEIKDPYGLNESKTELRFGSYVNAAIFGIEVAQASVIPNYLISDGRIALLNDESKLHFAEVEIIRQDGANSIISNGLSTGDRMITSALDYPINGMALALPKDEEQTPEQSVVDTQIASIQE
- a CDS encoding CvfB family protein; translation: MADIGRFNTLNVIALTANGAYLDGGEQGEILLPNRYVPENCQPDDKIEAFIYADSLDRLVATTDKPLAQVGEFVSLKVVQANKLGAFLDWGLPKDLLVPKALQHSPMEVGKRYLVRVFLDQRTERIAATSKLDKYLDIWPADCKEGDQVDLVIGGKTDLGYKAIVNHLNWGLIYDNEIHQKIFVGQQLKGYIKKVREDGRIDLSLARSGKGKVIDFTDKFISYLANNDGVSHINDKSSPQEISRVFGVSKKAFKATVGHLLKQGKITIEADGIHLK